A single genomic interval of Polaribacter vadi harbors:
- a CDS encoding energy transducer TonB, giving the protein MKNIKKNPKKQLEKFSNIFTQLGLVLVLFIVYVTLEHETEEISLAKESEVFTSNMYVDPTTEVVFIKEVTHQPKVETPPKTVLFLDEEIKVDEKNIEETILLTPEEKSVEVDLDLTTIVTVDDPEENTTPDTVPFIMIENAPVFKGCEGLSKAENKKCFDEKMLKFVQRNFDVNIANEVGLRAGKYRISTQFIIDDKGDVVDIKIRAPHSKLEKETQELIEKLPKFTPGKQRNKSVKVRYSLPITFRVD; this is encoded by the coding sequence ATGAAAAACATCAAAAAAAATCCTAAAAAGCAGTTAGAGAAATTCTCAAACATTTTTACACAACTAGGGTTAGTATTGGTTTTGTTTATCGTTTATGTAACGTTAGAACATGAAACAGAAGAAATATCTCTAGCCAAAGAATCTGAAGTATTCACATCAAATATGTATGTAGATCCAACTACAGAAGTTGTTTTTATAAAAGAAGTTACTCACCAACCAAAAGTTGAAACACCACCAAAAACAGTTTTATTTTTAGATGAAGAAATTAAAGTTGATGAAAAAAATATAGAGGAAACAATACTTTTAACTCCTGAAGAAAAATCTGTAGAAGTAGATTTAGATTTAACAACGATTGTAACTGTTGATGATCCAGAGGAAAATACTACTCCAGATACAGTGCCTTTTATAATGATTGAAAATGCACCCGTTTTTAAAGGCTGTGAAGGGTTATCGAAAGCAGAAAATAAAAAGTGCTTTGATGAAAAAATGTTAAAGTTTGTGCAACGTAATTTTGATGTGAACATTGCAAACGAAGTTGGTTTACGAGCTGGTAAATATAGAATTAGTACACAATTTATTATTGATGATAAAGGTGATGTTGTAGATATTAAAATTAGAGCACCACATTCTAAACTTGAAAAAGAAACGCAAGAATTAATAGAAAAATTACCAAAATTTACGCCAGGAAAACAACGTAATAAATCAGTAAAAGTTAGATATAGTTTACCAATTACGTTTAGAGTAGATTAA
- the pdxA gene encoding 4-hydroxythreonine-4-phosphate dehydrogenase PdxA produces the protein MDKTDKIIVGISIGDLNGIGIEVILKTFEDKRMLEFCTPVLFGATKTISYHKKVLGIETPVHGITSINQVTHSKINILNIWKEEVAIELGTATKISGEYAAKSLASGVEHLKNNTIDVLITAPINKENIQSETFNFPGHTEYLEANLEGKSLMILMTSELRIGLITGHIPIAKVAESITPELIKSKVETMYNSLKQDFGINKPKIAVLSLNPHCGDKGVIGKEDDDIIVPTIAEIAATGKLVFGPYAADGFFGSETYKQFDGVLATYHDQGLAPFKALSFGKGVNFTAGLSHIRTSPDHGTGYDIAGKNLANPSSFIEALFSAIEIFKKRKEYKELTGNPLLVRYS, from the coding sequence ATGGATAAAACTGATAAAATAATCGTTGGAATTTCAATTGGCGATTTAAATGGAATTGGTATTGAAGTAATTTTGAAAACATTTGAAGACAAACGAATGTTAGAATTTTGCACGCCAGTTTTATTTGGCGCAACAAAAACAATTTCTTATCATAAAAAAGTTTTAGGGATAGAAACTCCTGTACATGGAATTACATCAATTAATCAAGTAACACATTCTAAAATAAATATTTTAAATATTTGGAAAGAAGAAGTTGCTATTGAATTAGGCACAGCAACTAAAATATCTGGAGAATATGCAGCAAAATCTTTAGCTTCTGGAGTAGAACATCTAAAAAATAATACGATTGATGTTTTAATAACAGCACCAATCAACAAAGAAAATATACAGTCTGAAACTTTTAACTTTCCTGGACATACAGAATATTTAGAAGCAAATTTAGAAGGGAAGAGTTTAATGATTTTAATGACCAGCGAATTACGCATTGGTTTAATAACAGGTCATATTCCTATTGCTAAAGTTGCAGAATCGATTACTCCAGAATTGATTAAAAGCAAAGTAGAAACCATGTATAATTCGTTAAAACAAGATTTTGGAATAAATAAACCCAAAATTGCTGTTTTATCTTTAAATCCACATTGTGGAGATAAAGGCGTTATTGGTAAAGAAGATGATGATATTATAGTGCCAACAATCGCAGAAATTGCAGCAACAGGTAAATTAGTTTTTGGCCCTTATGCAGCAGATGGTTTTTTCGGTTCAGAAACCTATAAGCAATTTGATGGAGTTTTAGCAACCTATCATGATCAAGGTTTAGCGCCATTTAAAGCCTTATCTTTTGGAAAAGGAGTTAACTTTACAGCAGGTTTAAGTCATATAAGAACCTCTCCAGATCATGGAACAGGATATGATATTGCAGGTAAAAATTTAGCGAACCCATCTTCGTTTATAGAAGCGTTATTTAGTGCTATAGAAATTTTTAAAAAGCGAAAAGAATATAAAGAATTAACAGGAAACCCTTTATTAGTAAGGTATAGTTAA
- a CDS encoding beta-ketoacyl-ACP synthase III, with product MTKITAAISAVGKYVPDYILTNKELETYVETNDEWITSRTGIKERRILKGEGLGTSYMAIKAAEDLLQKSKGNAAEIDLVIVATATPDLPVASTAAYVASKIGAVNAFSYDLQAACSSFLYGMSTAASYIESGRYKKILLIGADKMSSIIDYKDRATCIIFGDGAGAALFEPNHEGLGLQDEYMRSDGIGRDFLRIEAGGSIMPPTLDTVKEKKHFVYQEGKTVFKYAVSNMADVSEKMLTRNNLTEEDIQWLVPHQANKRIIEATAKRVGVGSEKVMMNIHKYGNTTSATLPLLLADYEEQLKKGDNLIFAAFGGGFTWGAIYLKWAYNS from the coding sequence ATGACAAAAATCACTGCAGCAATTTCAGCAGTAGGAAAATATGTTCCTGATTACATTCTAACAAATAAAGAGTTAGAAACCTATGTAGAAACTAATGATGAATGGATTACTTCTAGAACAGGTATTAAAGAAAGAAGAATTCTTAAAGGAGAAGGGTTAGGTACTTCTTATATGGCAATAAAAGCAGCAGAAGATTTATTGCAAAAATCAAAAGGAAATGCAGCAGAAATAGATTTGGTAATTGTTGCAACTGCAACACCAGATTTGCCAGTAGCTTCTACAGCTGCATATGTGGCTTCAAAAATTGGTGCTGTAAATGCTTTTTCTTACGATTTGCAAGCTGCATGTTCTAGCTTTTTATATGGAATGTCTACAGCTGCTAGTTATATAGAATCTGGTCGATATAAAAAAATATTGTTAATTGGTGCAGATAAAATGTCATCAATTATAGATTATAAAGACAGAGCAACTTGTATTATTTTTGGTGATGGAGCAGGAGCTGCTTTATTTGAACCTAATCACGAAGGATTAGGTTTACAAGATGAGTATATGAGAAGTGATGGAATTGGAAGAGATTTTTTACGTATTGAGGCTGGTGGTTCTATAATGCCTCCAACTTTAGATACTGTAAAAGAGAAGAAACATTTTGTATATCAAGAAGGAAAAACGGTGTTTAAATACGCAGTTTCTAACATGGCAGATGTATCAGAAAAAATGTTGACTAGAAACAATCTTACAGAAGAAGATATTCAGTGGTTAGTGCCACATCAAGCAAATAAAAGAATTATAGAAGCAACAGCAAAAAGAGTAGGTGTTGGTTCAGAGAAAGTAATGATGAACATCCATAAATATGGTAATACAACATCTGCAACTTTACCACTTTTATTAGCTGATTATGAAGAACAATTAAAAAAAGGAGATAATTTAATTTTTGCCGCTTTTGGTGGTGGTTTCACATGGGGAGCTATTTACCTAAAATGGGCTTATAATTCTTAA
- the accB gene encoding acetyl-CoA carboxylase biotin carboxyl carrier protein, translating to MDIKEIQNLIKFVAKSGASEVKLEMEDIKITIKTGSEKTETTIVQAAPMAAMPQAAAPTVSHATEATAPVKVESDDSKYITVKSPIIGTFYRKPSPDKPSFVEVGTDINVGDTVCVIEAMKLFNEIESEVSGKIVKVLVDDSSPVEFDQPLFLVDPS from the coding sequence ATGGATATTAAAGAAATTCAAAATCTTATAAAATTTGTAGCAAAATCTGGCGCAAGCGAGGTAAAGTTAGAAATGGAAGATATAAAGATTACCATTAAAACAGGTTCTGAGAAAACAGAAACTACAATTGTACAAGCTGCACCAATGGCTGCAATGCCTCAAGCTGCTGCTCCAACAGTATCGCACGCAACTGAAGCTACTGCACCTGTAAAAGTAGAAAGCGATGATTCAAAATATATTACTGTAAAATCTCCAATTATTGGAACTTTTTACAGAAAACCATCTCCAGATAAACCTAGTTTTGTAGAAGTTGGGACAGATATAAATGTAGGTGATACAGTTTGTGTTATTGAAGCAATGAAATTATTTAACGAAATTGAATCTGAAGTTTCAGGTAAAATTGTTAAAGTTTTAGTAGATGATTCTTCTCCAGTAGAATTTGACCAACCTTTATTTTTGGTTGATCCATCATAA
- a CDS encoding acyltransferase, translating to MDYFAHETAVIDDNCQIGKGTKIWHFSHVMSKCKIGENCNLGQNVVVSPSVVLGNNVKVQNNVSIYAGVTCEDDVFLGPSMVFTNVRNPRSAIVRKNKYLKTIVKKGASIGANATIICGNNIGEFAFIGAGSVVTKPVLPYALIVGNPAQQIGWVSEYGHTLNFDEDGFGTCKESKEVYGFKDGAVFKFKTQ from the coding sequence ATGGATTATTTTGCACACGAAACAGCAGTTATAGATGATAATTGCCAAATAGGAAAAGGAACAAAAATTTGGCATTTTAGCCATGTTATGTCAAAATGTAAAATTGGTGAAAATTGCAATTTGGGACAAAATGTAGTAGTTTCTCCAAGTGTAGTTTTAGGAAACAACGTAAAAGTGCAAAACAACGTATCTATTTATGCAGGCGTTACTTGCGAAGATGATGTTTTTTTAGGGCCTTCTATGGTTTTTACCAATGTTAGAAATCCAAGAAGTGCTATTGTAAGAAAAAATAAATATCTAAAAACGATTGTAAAAAAAGGCGCTTCTATTGGTGCCAATGCAACCATTATTTGTGGTAATAATATTGGCGAATTTGCTTTTATTGGGGCTGGTTCAGTAGTTACAAAACCAGTATTGCCTTATGCTTTAATCGTTGGGAATCCTGCACAACAAATTGGTTGGGTTAGTGAATATGGACATACTTTAAATTTCGACGAAGATGGTTTTGGTACTTGCAAAGAAAGTAAAGAGGTTTATGGTTTTAAAGATGGTGCTGTTTTTAAATTTAAGACTCAGTAA
- a CDS encoding YceD family protein → MKDLKEFSIQFVGLKEGKHEFKYSIDNKFFEAFNFDEYVSSSIEVSLNFVKKSTLFELVFIAEGSVEVPCDVTNELYDQEIDSELPLVVKFGPEFNDDNEEILILPHEAYEFNVAQFIYEMIVLAVPNKRVHPKVLDGTMESEALKKLKELEIKKVKTVEITDPRWDKLKNLITEKKT, encoded by the coding sequence ATGAAAGACTTGAAAGAATTCAGCATACAGTTTGTAGGATTAAAAGAAGGTAAACACGAGTTTAAGTACTCAATTGATAATAAGTTCTTTGAAGCTTTTAATTTTGATGAATATGTAAGTTCATCTATAGAAGTTTCTTTAAATTTTGTAAAAAAAAGCACATTGTTTGAGCTGGTTTTTATTGCTGAGGGTTCTGTAGAAGTTCCTTGTGATGTAACAAATGAGTTATATGATCAAGAAATAGATTCAGAATTACCATTAGTTGTAAAGTTTGGGCCAGAATTTAATGATGATAATGAGGAGATTTTAATATTGCCTCATGAAGCTTATGAGTTTAATGTGGCTCAATTTATTTACGAAATGATTGTTTTAGCAGTTCCTAATAAAAGAGTGCATCCAAAAGTATTAGATGGCACCATGGAATCTGAAGCATTAAAAAAGTTAAAAGAACTAGAGATAAAAAAAGTAAAAACTGTAGAAATTACAGACCCAAGATGGGATAAATTAAAGAATTTAATAACAGAAAAAAAGACATAA
- a CDS encoding aldo/keto reductase, with the protein MKYTTLPNTDTKVSKICLGTMTWGNQNTEAEGHEQMDYALENGVNFFDAAELYPVPATPETYGGTERIIGTWFKKTGNREKVVLASKIAGGGDYTAHIRNGGLSKANIFDAIDKSLQRLQTDYIDLYQLHWPNRGVNCFGVRDFPLKAANDEVENYLEILEGLQELIKQGKIKHIGLSNESPWGTMKYLQASEQYNLPRPATIQNSYSMIHRGFEVGMSEVSMRENVGLLAYSPLAQGVLSGKYLNGNLPEGARGTLYPRFIARYQNEGSERAVIKYQEIAKKHNLTISELSLAFINQLPFVTANIIGATKMSQLKENINSIHIDLSEEILKEIEEVHKEIPNPAP; encoded by the coding sequence ATGAAATACACAACATTACCAAATACAGATACTAAAGTTTCTAAAATATGTTTAGGAACCATGACTTGGGGAAATCAAAACACGGAAGCAGAAGGCCATGAGCAAATGGATTATGCTTTAGAAAATGGTGTGAATTTTTTTGATGCTGCAGAGTTATATCCTGTACCTGCAACACCAGAAACCTATGGAGGAACAGAAAGAATTATTGGAACTTGGTTTAAAAAAACGGGAAATAGGGAAAAAGTAGTTTTAGCAAGCAAAATTGCTGGTGGTGGAGATTATACTGCTCACATTAGAAATGGTGGCTTAAGCAAAGCCAATATTTTTGATGCTATTGATAAAAGCTTGCAACGTTTGCAAACAGATTATATAGATTTGTATCAATTACACTGGCCAAATAGAGGTGTCAACTGTTTTGGTGTTCGAGATTTTCCTTTAAAAGCTGCTAATGATGAAGTTGAAAATTATTTAGAGATTTTAGAAGGTTTGCAAGAGTTAATTAAACAAGGAAAAATAAAACACATTGGTTTATCGAACGAAAGTCCTTGGGGAACTATGAAGTATTTACAAGCTTCAGAGCAATACAATTTACCAAGACCTGCAACTATTCAGAATTCGTATTCTATGATTCACAGAGGTTTTGAAGTAGGAATGAGTGAAGTTTCTATGAGAGAAAATGTTGGGTTACTGGCATATTCTCCATTAGCTCAAGGTGTTTTATCTGGAAAATATTTAAATGGAAATTTACCTGAAGGTGCAAGAGGAACTTTATACCCGAGGTTTATTGCTCGTTATCAAAATGAAGGTTCAGAAAGAGCTGTAATTAAATATCAAGAAATTGCCAAAAAACATAATTTAACAATATCTGAATTGTCACTAGCGTTTATAAATCAGTTGCCATTTGTAACTGCAAATATTATTGGAGCTACTAAAATGAGTCAATTAAAGGAAAATATCAACTCTATTCATATTGATTTATCAGAAGAAATTTTAAAAGAAATTGAGGAAGTACATAAAGAAATTCCAAATCCAGCACCTTAA
- a CDS encoding phosphoglycerate kinase, which yields MKTLKDFNFKNKKAIIRVDFNVPLNDKFEVTDATRIEAAKPTIIKVLEDGGSCVLMSHLGRPKGKQEEFSLKHIVPKIIDIIGCNVKFVEDCIGDKVEEAVANLEDGEILLLENLRFYEEETKGDVAFAEKLSKFGDIYVNDAFGTAHRAHASTTIIAQFFDDKKCFGSLLAQEIESIDKVLNNSEKPVLAILGGAKVSSKITVIENILDKVDHLIIGGGMSFTFVKAQGGKIGNSICEDDKMDLALDILKQAKEKGVQIHIPVDVIAADDFSNDANTIVCDINAIPDGWEGVDAGPKSQEIFDGIVNKAKTILWNGPLGVFEMESFAKGTIALGHSIDNATKNGAFSLVGGGDSVAAVKQFGFADKVSYVSTGGGAMLEMLEGKTLPGIEAILK from the coding sequence ATGAAAACATTAAAAGATTTTAATTTTAAAAATAAAAAAGCCATTATTCGTGTAGATTTTAACGTGCCTTTAAACGATAAATTTGAAGTTACAGATGCTACCAGAATTGAAGCTGCAAAACCTACCATTATTAAAGTTTTAGAAGATGGAGGAAGCTGTGTTTTAATGAGCCATTTAGGAAGACCAAAAGGAAAACAAGAAGAGTTTTCTCTAAAACATATTGTTCCTAAAATTATAGATATTATAGGTTGTAACGTAAAATTTGTAGAAGATTGTATTGGTGATAAAGTTGAAGAAGCTGTTGCCAATTTAGAAGATGGAGAAATTTTATTATTAGAAAATTTACGTTTTTACGAAGAAGAAACAAAAGGAGATGTTGCTTTTGCTGAAAAGCTATCTAAATTTGGTGATATTTATGTAAATGATGCTTTTGGAACTGCTCACAGAGCGCATGCATCAACTACAATTATTGCGCAGTTTTTTGATGATAAAAAATGTTTTGGTAGTTTATTAGCTCAAGAAATTGAAAGTATTGATAAGGTTTTAAACAATTCTGAAAAACCAGTTTTAGCAATTTTAGGAGGTGCAAAAGTATCCTCTAAAATTACTGTAATCGAAAATATTTTAGACAAAGTAGATCATTTAATTATTGGTGGTGGAATGAGTTTTACCTTCGTAAAAGCACAAGGTGGAAAAATTGGAAACTCTATTTGTGAAGATGATAAAATGGACTTGGCTTTAGATATCTTAAAACAAGCCAAAGAAAAAGGTGTTCAAATTCATATTCCTGTAGATGTTATTGCTGCTGATGATTTTAGCAACGATGCAAATACTATAGTTTGTGATATTAATGCAATTCCTGATGGTTGGGAAGGTGTTGATGCTGGACCAAAATCACAAGAAATTTTTGATGGAATTGTAAATAAAGCAAAAACTATTTTATGGAACGGACCTTTAGGTGTTTTTGAAATGGAGTCTTTTGCAAAAGGAACCATTGCTCTAGGACATTCTATTGATAACGCAACAAAAAACGGAGCGTTTTCTTTAGTTGGTGGTGGAGATTCTGTTGCAGCTGTTAAACAATTTGGTTTTGCTGATAAAGTAAGTTATGTTTCTACTGGAGGTGGAGCCATGTTAGAAATGTTAGAAGGAAAAACATTACCTGGAATTGAAGCGATTTTAAAATAG
- a CDS encoding ATP-binding protein has product MLFNQIIGQEHIKKHLQTSAENGRIPHAQLFVGKEGSGTLPMAIAYAQYLLCNFSDDADACNIKCNKLQHPDLHFAFPVTTNDSVKKHAVSDLFLEDWREFISYQSFGSLFNWLQHIGVENKQGLIGVDEAEAVVKKLKLKSYEGGFKVMIIWMAEKMNIAAANKLLKLIEEPPEKTVFLLITENEEQIIGTIRSRCQALHFPKLSEEDIASALQVNHQVSENEANKIAHQSEGNYNKALHLLQNDSSDLVFEEWFVAWIRTAFKAKGNAAVIQQLISWSETIAKTGRETQKQFLEYCLQFFRQALLLNYKSEQLVFMESKSGFDLSKFAPFVHSGNILDIEKEIGEAMYHIERNGNAKIILLDLSMKLTRFLHKKEEKV; this is encoded by the coding sequence ATGCTTTTCAACCAAATAATAGGTCAAGAACATATTAAGAAACACCTACAAACGTCTGCTGAAAATGGCAGAATTCCTCATGCACAATTATTTGTGGGGAAAGAAGGTTCTGGTACTTTGCCAATGGCAATTGCGTATGCACAGTATTTGTTGTGTAATTTTTCTGATGATGCAGATGCTTGCAATATAAAATGTAACAAATTACAACATCCAGATTTGCATTTTGCGTTTCCTGTAACTACAAACGATTCTGTAAAAAAGCACGCTGTTAGTGATTTGTTTTTAGAAGATTGGAGAGAATTTATAAGTTATCAATCTTTTGGAAGTTTGTTTAACTGGTTGCAACATATTGGTGTAGAAAACAAGCAAGGTTTAATTGGGGTTGATGAAGCTGAAGCTGTTGTAAAAAAACTAAAACTTAAAAGTTACGAAGGTGGTTTTAAAGTGATGATTATTTGGATGGCAGAAAAAATGAATATTGCTGCAGCCAATAAATTATTAAAACTAATTGAAGAGCCACCAGAAAAAACTGTTTTTTTGTTGATTACAGAAAACGAAGAACAAATTATTGGTACTATAAGATCTAGATGTCAAGCATTGCATTTTCCAAAATTATCTGAAGAAGATATTGCAAGTGCTTTGCAGGTAAATCATCAAGTTTCAGAAAATGAAGCAAATAAAATTGCACATCAATCTGAAGGAAATTACAACAAAGCTTTGCATCTTTTACAAAACGATTCATCAGACCTAGTTTTTGAAGAATGGTTTGTTGCTTGGATAAGAACTGCTTTTAAAGCCAAAGGAAATGCAGCTGTAATTCAACAATTAATTTCATGGTCAGAGACGATTGCAAAAACAGGTAGAGAAACCCAAAAACAATTTTTAGAATATTGTTTACAATTTTTTAGACAGGCACTTTTATTAAATTATAAGTCTGAGCAGTTGGTTTTTATGGAATCAAAATCTGGTTTTGATTTGTCTAAATTTGCACCTTTTGTACATTCAGGAAATATTTTAGACATCGAAAAAGAAATTGGTGAAGCCATGTATCATATAGAAAGAAATGGAAATGCAAAAATTATCTTGTTAGATTTATCAATGAAATTGACGAGGTTTTTGCATAAGAAAGAAGAGAAGGTTTAG
- a CDS encoding riboflavin synthase, giving the protein MFTGIIETLGTVTNVVKEQENVHLTIKSSITNELKIDQSVAHNGVCLTVVNINNDEYTVTAIKETLDKTNIGKLKTADIVNLERAMKLGDRLDGHIVQGHVDETGICKSLKDENGSTVCTFSYNSDKNNITIEKGSITINGISLTVVNSKKDEFSVAIIPYTWQNTTFKTLQVNDVVNLEFDVIGKYVARLTNF; this is encoded by the coding sequence ATGTTTACAGGAATTATAGAAACACTTGGCACAGTAACAAATGTTGTAAAAGAACAAGAAAATGTTCATTTAACAATTAAAAGTAGCATTACTAATGAACTTAAAATAGACCAAAGTGTAGCTCATAATGGTGTCTGTTTAACAGTTGTAAACATCAATAATGATGAATATACAGTTACTGCCATTAAAGAAACGTTAGATAAAACCAATATTGGTAAATTAAAAACTGCTGATATTGTAAATCTTGAACGTGCAATGAAATTGGGTGATCGGTTGGATGGACATATTGTGCAAGGTCATGTTGATGAAACTGGCATTTGCAAAAGCCTAAAAGACGAAAATGGAAGTACTGTTTGTACTTTTAGCTACAATTCCGATAAAAATAACATTACTATAGAAAAGGGTTCAATTACTATAAATGGAATTAGTTTAACTGTTGTAAACTCTAAAAAAGACGAATTTTCGGTTGCTATTATACCTTATACTTGGCAAAACACCACTTTTAAAACTTTACAGGTAAATGATGTTGTGAATTTAGAGTTTGATGTGATTGGAAAATATGTGGCTAGATTAACGAATTTTTAA
- the rpmF gene encoding 50S ribosomal protein L32, with protein MAHPKRKISKTRRDKRRTHYKASYQQIAKDPTTGEAHLYHRAHWHEGKLYYRGQVVLESASASAEA; from the coding sequence ATGGCACATCCTAAAAGAAAAATATCCAAAACAAGAAGAGATAAAAGGAGAACACATTATAAGGCATCTTATCAACAGATTGCTAAAGATCCAACAACGGGTGAGGCTCACTTATATCACAGAGCTCATTGGCATGAAGGAAAACTATATTATAGAGGACAAGTTGTTTTAGAATCTGCATCTGCATCTGCAGAGGCTTAA
- the deoC gene encoding deoxyribose-phosphate aldolase has translation MKMNHFLDATYLKTATQANISEAENEQKVIDLVNESIVYNYKLIMIRANYISLAKEMLSKVTSSVLVGTVIDFPEGLSSTKSKLQEAKKAIELHADELDFVINYTAFKAGNISLIKEEILECTRLCVEHNKVVKFIIEVAALSTKEIIVISQLIKEVILNNFDEQVTQKVFVKSSTGFFKTDDNKPNGATFETIKLISENAKPLQIKAAGGVRDYGTALKMISLGVDRIGTSSAKEICLKKEKNNNDY, from the coding sequence ATGAAAATGAATCATTTTTTAGACGCAACCTATTTAAAAACAGCCACTCAAGCCAATATTTCTGAAGCAGAAAATGAGCAGAAAGTAATTGATTTGGTAAATGAATCAATTGTATATAATTATAAATTAATTATGATTCGTGCCAACTATATTTCACTTGCTAAAGAAATGCTGTCTAAAGTTACTTCATCAGTCTTAGTAGGCACTGTAATTGATTTTCCTGAAGGACTTTCATCAACAAAAAGTAAATTACAAGAAGCTAAAAAAGCAATTGAATTACATGCAGACGAACTCGATTTTGTGATTAATTATACTGCATTTAAAGCTGGTAATATAAGTTTAATAAAAGAGGAAATATTAGAATGTACAAGGCTTTGTGTAGAACATAATAAAGTTGTAAAATTTATAATAGAAGTTGCTGCGTTATCAACTAAAGAAATTATTGTAATTTCACAATTGATAAAAGAGGTCATTTTAAATAATTTTGATGAGCAAGTTACTCAAAAAGTATTTGTAAAATCGTCTACAGGATTTTTTAAAACGGATGATAATAAACCAAATGGAGCAACTTTTGAAACTATAAAGCTAATTTCAGAAAATGCGAAACCACTTCAAATAAAAGCTGCAGGTGGTGTTAGAGATTATGGTACAGCTTTAAAAATGATTTCTTTAGGAGTTGATAGGATTGGAACCTCATCAGCTAAAGAAATTTGCTTAAAAAAGGAAAAGAACAATAACGATTATTAA